The following proteins come from a genomic window of Pyxidicoccus sp. MSG2:
- a CDS encoding SRPBCC family protein — translation MSQDKTRLEKQVKINAPRDAVWRAITEADQIVRWFALDAKVQPGVGGYVWLSWPGMADQSRIEVWEQGKHFQTRSPGRPQVATDWYVEGEGGETTLRLVHSGFGEGADWEAEYDALDRGWEVFFQNLKHMLERHPGVPGQQVMVPVPVGSVSLEQAWQRLLGPGVLGLERTGERTFQARAVTGEALEGNVDLWMPPRALGITVKNWNDARITVDINGCDGEVQAWVCLLTWGLDAPAVEALRARWQPRLEGMFLPAA, via the coding sequence GTGAGCCAGGACAAGACGCGCCTCGAGAAGCAGGTGAAGATCAACGCCCCTCGCGATGCCGTCTGGCGCGCCATCACCGAGGCGGACCAGATCGTCCGCTGGTTCGCGCTCGACGCGAAGGTGCAGCCAGGCGTCGGCGGCTACGTGTGGCTGAGCTGGCCCGGCATGGCGGACCAGTCGCGCATCGAGGTCTGGGAGCAGGGGAAGCATTTCCAGACGCGCAGCCCCGGGCGACCGCAGGTCGCCACCGACTGGTATGTCGAAGGCGAGGGCGGGGAGACGACGCTGCGGCTCGTCCACTCGGGCTTTGGCGAGGGCGCGGACTGGGAGGCCGAGTACGACGCGCTGGACCGCGGCTGGGAGGTGTTCTTCCAGAACCTCAAGCACATGCTGGAGCGGCACCCGGGCGTCCCCGGGCAGCAGGTGATGGTGCCCGTGCCGGTGGGGAGCGTGTCGTTGGAGCAGGCGTGGCAGCGGCTGTTGGGGCCGGGCGTGCTCGGCCTGGAGCGCACCGGAGAGCGGACCTTCCAGGCCCGCGCCGTCACGGGCGAGGCGCTGGAAGGGAATGTGGACCTGTGGATGCCTCCGCGCGCGCTCGGCATCACCGTGAAGAACTGGAACGACGCGCGCATCACCGTGGACATCAACGGCTGCGATGGCGAGGTGCAGGCCTGGGTCTGCCTGCTCACCTGGGGGCTGGACGCGCCCGCCGTCGAGGCGCTCCGGGCCCGGTGGCAGCCCCGGCTGGAAGGAATGTTCCTTCCGGCGGCGTGA